The nucleotide window gtgtgcacgcgattggttggcttgacgtacttgtgacggggatctgcgtcttcatcgtcgttgtccttgtTGTATTCTtcccctgtgtcgttaggcttgtcggatgtatccggagcctgttgacgtgtgtagatagacttgagaacgcggcaattctccatggtatggtttgacttgggatggagctggcagggccctttcaatgctttggcatagtcttcttcgtagttacgacgtctgccaccttttttaatggtgttgacctcgccgtcatcttcccgagcacgcttgcccctgtaatcgtcatggcggttacgccgctgattatgttggtcgcggtggtcgtaggagtcgttgcgctggttgcggcggtcaaaattgtctttccgaccacgattgccgtggtagtcatcgcggtgtgggggtggtcagagcatggaacccttgctgcttcttcgataattatctttttggcgtcgtcggcgtccgcatatttcttagcagtggccaggagcactgtgactgattcaggtctcttgtggaggagcttatcccttagggcgtcgtggaagcggaggccagtgatgaaagcctcgattgcctcattgtcagagattgacgggaccttgatgcgcatctccaagaaacgccagacgtactcgcgcagtggctcatctttccgatctcgaatccgctgcagatcgtatttgttgccgggttgctcgcaagtagcaatgaagttgtcgatgaaggcttgcttgagctcttgccaagaatcaaagtagttcactagcaagctgaccagccattggtgacctgcatggccaacagcgactgggaagtagttagacataacgtgctcgtcagccatggctgatctgcatgtagtttcatagagcatgacccataattcggggttctccttgctgtcgtacttctgaagtttttttagcttgaagttcttgggccatatgacttggcgaaggtgcggagtaaactgcttcaaacccggtgggccatgggcagtatcatattccatacggtgatagctttcgtgggatgcatgatcgttggctctttggttgatgtgaTCGCAcagatcacgtcctccgaggtaatagcggagatcgttattgccatcacggtgatctcggttgccatcctgattgaccctgtgaccgtggttatcatggcgattatcgcggttgtctcagcGGTTGTCGTCTCGAACGtcacggcggttgtcctcccgacagcggttgtcatcccgaccaccatcatggccaccgtttctgccttgacggttgtctaatgggttgttgttgtgcgagccacgttggttgggtggctatgagcgacttgagtgctggcgactgtggcttgattcgactgagacggatggagcccgggcttgatttacaatctctgcggtctaggccatagcagccgtcaagtaagcttgtatatcatcgcgaactgcctaggtttctgaggtattgggtagccattgcattgtcgccatagcaacggctacattggcgcttggagtcctgaagacctgtttgtcccccaccctgtcgaaggcattgttgaggtcgcatggctggacccttatgcgtcgtgcctcctcttctgcttcggctttgatttgtcggcgattaaaccggtcaatattgcgtgcttcgcgtgcaatcctttcttgttctattttgccaactgctggtggttcatcattactgacaacattgatcaagtcccctcgccttggtgggaaagacgggaattgtgggaaccccggggcgtggtctaggatatccagcgtattcaatgccttcatcgtcatgacgctggagctcggtgtggacagaggcattagatgcgatgttagatgaggagctggagccaccctctcggactgtgtggacggatccttcttgataatcctcaacccagaccatgttgatgaagttgtgtgGCTTTAgctgaggtcgatgtataaaacatagatctgagcggcgttgtatattgtacgcgtagttggaggcagtatttcgcaggccatagggctgggcctggtagttctccgtcgaggcttcgtactcagagagccggagacccatcgcggaggctggccggcgacgagcggagcgccctttaggagtagatgtgaccacaagatctgtaccgAGTTGTGCAGGACGActagcccgagctggtcgggtagatctgttgtgggttgcggttacctactcattaggttgactttgaattaaacttaccagagctagggtttcaacaagtttggtgccgacccgatcgatggagtcgagcaggtcggtgttgtcgatctgcttccctttgtagcgaggaagcggtcgataggttgtcggcgtggctggaGACGATGCGGGTGTGCTCGAagtcagatccaccgtggtcggagccagatccaccgtggttggagccgtagccgatgcaggtgaagcagtggttgacgcagattgaatccgcgcctcctccgtggtcgtggcgatgaagtcgtcaaagccggtggtccaggtgatctggccgacggtgaacgtgaggccgttcggtgtagccatggagtcGGAGATGAtggccatcttgtttgcttggagagcagtacacacccccctacctggcgcgccactgtcgacgaaatatggtcagcagtctacctaggggtatgcccaaggtagtagattgttggcagacagatgcacaagccacaaataagatggtgacgcaagatagacacgaggttttatttaggttcggccaccaagaaggcgtaatacctacgtcctgtgtctgattgtattgctgtatgtcaatgagagatattttttggaggggtcccctgcccgccttatatagtccaggggcagggttacagatccggaaactaatcctagccagttacaattgccataggtggctggataaggattcctattctaaccgactaggatcttgcttgatatccaaatctgccttgactccttgcgcgggactccgaacaggttgctTGGGCCGGACGTCGTCTTCTGGTGGACCGAActccctgatccgggccggcccaagcctagccgtaagggtataggggttaatacccccacagcgagCTACTCCTTCATCGGCTCGTAGACGCGCTCCTCCAGGAGGGGGACAGGCTCGAACAGCCCTCCCCAGTTGTCGGCGACCACAACGACATCAAACTGTCTGCTCAGGGATGACGATGCGGGACTCGACGACGGCGACGCGCCGCTCCCGTGCGGCTCGGGGCTCGGAGTGGCGCCACTCCCAGCGAGCCTCGATCTCGTCGAACTTCCTGAGAATCTCATGCGAAGGCAAGCTTGAGGGAGGGATCCATGGTGGAATACCAAAATCGACGGCTCCGGTACCAGATGTTAGCAACCCAACTAGGATTGCCCTTAGATAGTAGCAAGGAACTAGATACAGTATAGAGGCCTAGGACGAAGATGAACAGTAACTAAAGGTAAAAGGTAATTGTTGATTTGGTTGATGCCCCTTCGCTGCTGCCCCCGTGCCTTCTTGTAGATGACGCCTAGCTGTCCAGCAAGCCATTGCTCGACTAGGCCCAAGCCCACGGCCCATACTAAGGCCTAACCATGGGTAGTCCCGGACAAATAACGAGAAAATAAAGTTGAAAACAGAAATGGATCTCTTAAAATAATAAAAACACCACTACTGAAAAAAAAACATATGTTCCTAAATCCCGGATTCCATCCAAATTGTTTTGATTCCTATCATTGGTACAAGAAAGGTTTTAGGAGATATATATGCTCTTTTATCTACCAACAAATAATGTCAAAATGTGTATCTATCTTTAAAAATACCCCTAGGATGTCCATGTAAAAATTTATTGACCCCTAGGACGGCGCTAAGGTGTCTTGTAGTGAATATTTTCTCTACCTTAATATAAAGACGTACATCTTTTGTCTGATTGAGAGAATAAAAAACACCCATCAATTTTCAGACCAGTCGACACATTTTTCAGACCGGCCTTGTGTGGTAGATGTCCAGAtgtcaacggggaattccccgtcggggagtgcctccccatccccgtccccgtggGGAAGAAAATTCCCCATCCTCATCCCCGTCAAGTGCCACGGGGGAGACTttctccccatccccatccccgcgGGGAATTAGTCCCCGTGGGGATCCCCATGGGCCGCAGatatttcatcgtcatctacaaagtttgcacttcaaactttatttaagtagcacatatatgttctatagcattttcgcttaataaaaattggtttaaaaccctaagtgatataatgggactatgaaatgtaactttcgtttcgcgtTTTCGTTGATCGTTTCGACACGAGCTAGGGTTGCAACATTGCTTATATATCACAGGTATTGGGCATTGCCAGTATATGGGCCTTTGGAATCGGGTCCCTGCGAGGACGGGGGCCTGCataccatccccgtccccgtgaTCTCCGACGGGGATAACTTCAGCCCTGTTTAATCCCCCGTGGGGGTAGAATTCATAcaatccccgtcccctaatggatgAATTCCCCGCGGGGATTCGGGGAACGGGACCCGTTGACATCTATAGGTAGATGGTGTCGGCTTACCTCGCAGTAGAGCGGTGGCATGATAGTTGAGCGAGAGAATACTTTCAATTCCTAAGTATAGTACAGTTTTTCTGTGTCTGCTGTTGCACAGGCACAGCACAACACATTCAcaccctgttcgtttgatcgtatcAACCATATTTATCAGCCAAGATATAATGTTTCTCTCACACAACGAAACagcatcaatcggcttataagccatgtaaacaatcaagccaacatgatgtcaaTTCTTAGAATATTCTCTCTTTCGCTAGGCACGAATCTTATGATTCACGGCAGCATGGTATGTACCTCATGGGCAAATTTTACTTTCTCATAGTCACAGCAAGTACCGGGACTTTTCACGTACGACGTGGTCAACACTCAACAGTCACACACGATTGTATTCCAGTTCCAGCTGCGATCAAGCACTCGACTCCATGAACGCCTTCATCTTCGCCGTGAGCTTGCCGGTCTCGGGGAGCTCGGGGAACCAGAAGAAGCCGTGAATCGCCTCATCGAACTCCTCCAGCTGCACCACCTTCCCCTTCTTATCCAGCACGCCGGCGTACTGCCGCTGCCAGTCCTGCAGCGGGTCGAGCCCGCCGACCACCACCATCGCCGGCGGGAATCCGTCCGCCAGGTCCGCGCTCTCGTCGGTCACGTGCGCGGCCGGGTGGTTCCGGTCGGCGCCCTCAGGCAGGAACGCCCGCCACGCCCAGTCCGAGTCCCGCACGGTCACCACCCACGCCTTCCCGTCCAGCCTCTCCTCCGAGCCCGTGCGCGCCTCTCCGCCGAAGAACGGCTGTATCAGGATGGCGCCGGCGAGGCGGAGGATGGTGGGGCTAGAGGGCGCCATGCCGCCCGTCCAGCGCTGGGCCACGTGGTGGACGATGTTGCCGCCGGCGCTGTCCCCGGCGAGGAAGCACCGCGAGAGGTCCACGGGGACGGCGACGTCGTCGGGGAGGCCGGCGGAGGCGAGGTGCCGCAGCACGTCCACGCCGTCGTCGTACGCGGCGGGGCACCGGTGCTCGGGGGCCAGACGGTAGTTGACGGACACCACGACGGCGCCGAGGCCGTGGCAGAACCGGCGGCACATGTCGTCGTACGGGATGGACGAGGCGGACAGCAGCGTGAAGGCGCCGCCGTGGAAGTAGACCAGCACGGGGAGCGGCGCCGAGGCCTGTGACGGCGAGAACACGCGAGCCCAGAGCCCGCGCGACGCGTCGACGGTGACGTCGGCGGACCGGACACCGTTCTTGTCCTGGCGGGCGCTGGTGCGGGCCGGGCGGTCGACGGCGGAGAAGAAGCGGCGGTGGACCGTGCCGCTGCGGCTCATCGCGATCCTGCCGACGGCGACGATGATGTAGAGCTGGAGCTGCACCATCCATGGCAGCGCTGGCGGCGGTGGAGCGCGTGCCTCCGTTTCTTGCCCGTTGCTGCCACCTTCCAGCTCCATTTCCATCTCGCTCGCTCTTAGTCTTAAGCTCTTCTTAGCTGACGCGTTGGAGATGGTGGACTGATTACTTAATTAGTAGTAAGCCACAGCCACGATTGCTGCATCTTATCCTGCTACATACTCGTACTGGGCTAGGGCCCATGCTGCCATGCATCCAACCTGAGCCAACCACACCTCATCCAGTAGTCAACCTGTCACCATCGCCGACATCTAACGATTTTTTTTTTGGGGAAACAACCGACATCTAAAAATTTGGATTAAACCAAAGAATTCATGTCTAAAACGATATATATTAAGAACAAAATAGCAATTTCATTCCCATACGAgtttgaaataaacatctaaataGATAGTCCTGTAAAAACACAGTTCGTAAAGGCAAATTTGAATAAACTAAAAATATAATATATAGTTTGATGTCAAAGTGAATCGTAAAGAAAGAATATCTACATAAGTTACTCATATGAATTATAATAAGTAAATATCAAAATCCAAAGTTAAAACTTTCAGAAAAAATAGTAATTTGATTTGTATACGTCGGAAAAAGCACCTAAATAAAAGGTTAGTGTATTGCTAAGTAAATGCAAAAAGTTAATGTCTTTCACGCTAGAGGCTAAAACCTACCACGTTAATCTTATTCTTATAGTTTTAGATTGTAATGGTCTAGATCGATCAAAATATACGAGGAATTTCCTTTCATATAATACAAGTTCGGCAGAGTTGCTGACcgttttaaaaaaaaagatacaAGGGAAAAATAAACACTCCAATACATATACTACCGATAGGGAGGAAGGTAGTATTGTAGGATTTAATGGATGTTACAACTAAATTTTTCATGGTAATTAAAAAATAAGGAATGTGAAAAGAATTACACATGCACAAGAGGTATCCAAGCGAGACACCAATGATAATACGTCATTGGTCTTAGCACTCAAATGAAAAATAATCAAAATCCTTTTTTCATGTCGTACTttaaggccccgttcgcgtgcccttaaacctggcttgatccgcttattttttcatccagaacagtgtttttctctcacaaattcatccagcattcctccaaaccattcaGATTCCTCCAAACCTCCAATTTCTATATGTTCCCTTGCTATAGCTCTAAGCTCGTTGGAGTTGCCCTTTCCCTTCATGACCGAAAAAATCTGCATCATCATTGACGTCAGCAAAGAGAAAACGACAGAGTGTCGATTCCAATGATCATGATAAAAATTTGACAGATTTCAAGGCGGTGACCTAGAGAAAGAACAAGTTTTGGCATCATGATTCTCATATTATGACCAAATCAAAAAACATATTGTCTTTTGACACTTTAAGTGCAATTTACAATTTGTCAATCTATTCCACGATGCACATGCGTAAGAAGCTTGCAAACAGCCTAATAGATATCATTAGATTTTCTTTCTCCATAATGTTTCAAAGCAAAAGGAAGTGAACCTAGCTCAACTGGTTGGGTGAGAGGTGTGGCTATGCACCCAACCACCCAAGTTCAAGTCCTGTCTTGGACTGAATTTAGGTGTCTAtttctcttcttaatgaaaaatcACCTAGTTCCTCGTAGGTCACAGATAGCGAGCCTGAGATGAGTAGATGACTGGTGATGGTTCTACTGTTTGTTTTTGGGAATGCTTGAGGTGATGGATATTAGCACAACAGCAGGGTTGTCCGCCGGGTATTTGGGACATTAGTAGTTCTAGAAGATATGAGCAATTGTGGGGGTTgtaaccccaggtacccacggTAAGGGACATGGGCCGCACAGTCAAggacggtccagcccacaagatttaAGACTTGCGGCGCACGACACTGCTCGGCGTACATtgtaagacatctagaagatttgATCGGATACTTCAGATATTGTAATCTAATACTTGCCATGTAATCgactaggatactttccttgtaacactaccccttcagagtatataaggagggacaGGGGGCCCCTAGTCTGCATGCCCCATCCCACATCCAATCACAcgcgcaatatcatatgatagccaatacaaaccaacagatcacaagagtaaggtattacgtcgtggagacggcccaaacctgtctaactcttgtgtctctattgccttcttgttcttgattacgcacaCCTCTGTCgattaatctaccttcgtgggataccccacagaggactgctgatgatattctatcgacagttggcgcgccaggtagggatgTGCGCGTTGTTTACAAGATGGTACACTTTTCAAGCTCTTCGTCCTCTCTAGAGCCCGACCAGATCTttatggtcggatcgatctcttgggtcatcaatgctgacggagacggagagatctttaagccggtgcagatcgattctgcgctgACCACACCAATGCTTGCGACAGCAGATTCGATCTCGGAACCGCCTCCGAgatcgtcttcaccaacaactcgccacCTGCTGCCCCGCTACTAGAGGAAGCAGGtcgacaacgatgatctgatcgcatccatcgaccaGGTCGGCCAGAAGCACGCCAACTGTGTTTCCCTCATGgaatcagctctgaccactctggttcggCGCCGACCACCTTCCAGTTCTGATCTATCGAAAGCCGATCGAGAAACTCTAGGGGATACGGCCACCATCCAtcgggatgccctaagggacaaattcGTCAACCAAattggagacatctatcctctcgccgaccCGATCACTGACCAGCCCTCGCCAACTGTCAATATGCTGCAAATCGGCCAACGTCCCGAagaatccctccacaccatcctggaggaaaatccatACTCTGAGTCCTAGGGTTCTACGAAGATTGTCGCTGAAACTGTTGTCGTCCAACCTCCTTTTCCACCCTTCCGAGGAGGCGGGATTTTTAATGTCAACATCGACAGCCCTCCACGGGATGGAGAAACCGATGAGGACCGCATAGCTCGCATCAACAGAAACGCCAACCGTGTGCAGCGCCGAGCGAATGAGGCCGCCATTGTGTTAGCCGAGGCTATTCGCAACAGAGAACAACTCGACTCacaagggaggccacgcccactccaccgcaacctcaataatgaattcatccgtgttgatggccatgatgtctataagaccccaagcgccaacttggccatggccgcTAACGAGCTCGCTCGGCTCAACAAATgccagaggtcgccaaggtcgccgcaatgcttaaagctacgcactgccaggtcaatgagatccgccaggatcagggACCTTCCTGCTGCTCCTACACCATCGCTGATTGCGAGCTGCTAAGCGAATCTCCTAAGCCATCAAGCTAGCCGCTAAGCAAGCCGCTCGAGCCATCAATCAAGCCATCCACACAACATTCACCTACTCAGACATCATTACACGCTGACTGCTCCGCTCGACCGTCTATCAAAGCGCCATGCAG belongs to Miscanthus floridulus cultivar M001 chromosome 4, ASM1932011v1, whole genome shotgun sequence and includes:
- the LOC136552831 gene encoding probable carboxylesterase 18 codes for the protein MEMELEGGSNGQETEARAPPPPALPWMVQLQLYIIVAVGRIAMSRSGTVHRRFFSAVDRPARTSARQDKNGVRSADVTVDASRGLWARVFSPSQASAPLPVLVYFHGGAFTLLSASSIPYDDMCRRFCHGLGAVVVSVNYRLAPEHRCPAAYDDGVDVLRHLASAGLPDDVAVPVDLSRCFLAGDSAGGNIVHHVAQRWTGGMAPSSPTILRLAGAILIQPFFGGEARTGSEERLDGKAWVVTVRDSDWAWRAFLPEGADRNHPAAHVTDESADLADGFPPAMVVVGGLDPLQDWQRQYAGVLDKKGKVVQLEEFDEAIHGFFWFPELPETGKLTAKMKAFMESSA